A single region of the Zonotrichia albicollis isolate bZonAlb1 chromosome 16, bZonAlb1.hap1, whole genome shotgun sequence genome encodes:
- the LOC141731058 gene encoding uncharacterized protein LOC141731058, with translation MPNSSTPGDSEDRSVYLCQQSTTPITARYLCTKARQPRRAPAPPRTYQLFHNQGRKLQPTAATDRTTGYPAVSARPTTPARGASSPAACPAALPEPGTPIPRSGEAAHPRHRAPGAPTRAGGRHTRPRPGGKRRRAGRGGGGRGTGKRGRGAVGNGRGGLSRAASSPALRGRPRERGPALRDEESRGGGYLVPVQRGKGRAWCRRQRRQRLRLPGPRPLCRGRREPPPRPRGACRQRLLCARPARPLTHGHRAPPPPRAPHTRARGSSSSSGPSHTGTGLLLLGPLTHGRGAPLRLCHLLLLLLLLRPRSGAAPATAASCLAASCLASPLRKMELWEFLERAVERRGVNSDFHSVAFSLTFPPSVSTVSFLPGLFGIFLPFDSPSSAKTLAQHTL, from the exons ATGCCAAACTCTTCCACA CCGGGGGACAGCGAGGACAGGTCTGTGtacctgtgccagcagagcacgACACCCATCACAGCACGTTACCTTTGCACCAAGGCTCGGCAGCCGCGGCGAGCGCCGGCACCACCGCGCACCTATCAGCTCTTTCACAATCAGGGCAGAAAGCTGCAG CCAACAGCGGCGACCGACAGAACTACGGGCTACCCAGCGGTCAGCGCCCGCCCCACGACTCCAGCCCGCGGCGCCTCAAGCCCCGCTGCCTGCCCAGCGGCGCTGCCCGAGCCAGGGACACCGATCCCCCGCTCGGGGGAGGCCGCACACCCGAGACACCGCGCTCCGGGGGCTCCCACGCGGGCGGGCGGCCGACAcacgcggccccggcccggcgggaagcggcggcgggcgggccggggcgggggcgggcgggggaCGGGTAagcgcgggcggggggcggTTGGCAACGGCCGGGGCGGGCTGAGCCGCGCCGCCTCCAGCCCCGCGCTCCGGGGGCGGCCGAGGGAGCGCGGCCCGGCCCTGCGCGACGAGGAGAGCCGCGGCGGGGGTTACCTGGTGCCGGTGCAGCGAGGGAAAGGCAGAGCCTGGtgccggcggcagcggcggcagcggctgAGATTGCCCGGGCCCCGCCCGCTTTGCCGGGGCCGCCGggagcccccgccccgcccgcgcggCGCGTGCCGGCAGCGCCTCCTCTGCGCCCGCCCCGCGCGGCCCCTCACACACGGGCACagggctcctcctcctcctcgggccCCTCACACTCGGGCACggggctcctcctcctcctcgggccCCTCACACACGGGCACGGGGCTCCTCCTCCTCGGGCCCCTCACACACGGGCGCGGGGCTCCGCTCCGCCtctgccacctcctcctcctccttctcctcctcagaCCCCGTTCGGGCGCTGCCCCCGCCACGGCCGCCTCCTGCCTGGCCGCCTCCTGCCTCGCCTCCCCCCTCCGCAAAATGGAGCTGTGGGAGTTTCTGGAGCGAGCAGTGGAGAGGCGAGGAGTTAACTCAGATTTTCACTCTGTTGCCTTCTCACTGACTTTCCCTCCCAGTGTTTCCACTGTTTCCTTCCTACCCGGcctttttgggattttccttccctttgATTCTCCCTCCTCCGCTAAGACTTTGGCACAGCACACCCTGTAG